The DNA sequence atcactcttttttgtttttttataatatcTCCCAACTTATCAATTTAAGAATTAacttattataaattttatttaaaaatttgttagtaactaataattattatatatatatgcacaAAAATAGATTCGAATTTCTAAATAACTAATTAAGATATAGAAAGTATAGAACAATAAAATTAGGAGGAGGAAGGAATAAATTAAGAAGAATGCTAGAAGACcaataaattttgtaatttgtagttatcaattaattattatgagCATTTTTAATGgtgaaaattatatttaatagtataaaattacttatttttcttttgatggttaaatgttgactaaattttaataaaactttCTCATAAATTAAAGCGTTggaatttgaatatatatagaTGAAGGAACGAAGGAGCTAAATTGAGAGGACAAGAGTatataagaagaagaagtgaGTGCAGGGTTTTGTTGCACTACTTGTCCGAAACATTCTGttctctcttctcctttctccaAGCTAAGGTTTCTTGGATGCTGCGTATATCTCTGTCTTTGATGCTCTTCTCCAAGGTTCGCAGCGTGTGGAACCACCCTTCACGCGCCATCaccctcttcctcttccttcgCTTCCTCCAAAACCGTTTGGTACTTCCGCAACACTGAACCATCTCAGTTtcaaacaaggaaattaaaataaaaagcttcaaaataagaagaagaagatcatGACGAAGAAGAGTGCTTTTGAGAAGATGCTGATGCAAAAGAGGAGCTATGACGATGATGAGGATCAGCAGAAGAAGAGGAACAACAGCAGCAGCAGTAAGAGGTTGTTGGTGAGTATCAACATACTTGGGAGCGCAGGGCCAATAAGGTTTGTCGTGAATGAAAAGGACAGTGTTTGTGTGATCATTGAAACCGCTCTCAAGTCCTATGCTCGTGAAGGCAGGCTTCCTCTTCTTGGTTTTGATCCCACCAACTTCCTCCTTTACTCTGCAAATTCATGCTTTGATGGTATTAATCATTTTCACTTTTCACCCCCCTTTTAGTTTCGTGCATCAATTTGTACACTTTTATTGCTTAAATAGGGATACAAATATTGATGAATATGTGAGCATGGtaactcttttcaaaaattatttacCATTTTAACAAGTTTAAAGTGGCAGTAATCATGTTTTCGTATCTGTTCTCAAATCGTAATTATTTGTTT is a window from the Arachis stenosperma cultivar V10309 chromosome 3, arast.V10309.gnm1.PFL2, whole genome shotgun sequence genome containing:
- the LOC130969513 gene encoding uncharacterized protein At4g22758-like, whose protein sequence is MTKKSAFEKMLMQKRSYDDDEDQQKKRNNSSSSKRLLVSINILGSAGPIRFVVNEKDSVCVIIETALKSYAREGRLPLLGFDPTNFLLYSANSCFDALNPLEAIGSYGVRNFVLCKKQVCLSKTQPHSELISQQKRNGGSGWKAWFNKSFG